DNA sequence from the Oceanipulchritudo coccoides genome:
TATCTTCAGAGGGGGCATGCCCGCCCCGGGCAGCAAATGCCACAGCTGGGAAAAGAAGAATCAAAATGGGGAAAAATCGAGCTGTTTTCATGATAAAAAATACTGTTTATTCGATATTCTGGATCTGCTCACGGATCCTTTCAACCTCGTTCTTGGCTTCAATCACATGCCGACTGATTTCGACATTATTGGACTTTGATCCAATGGTGTTAAATTCCCGGTTTATCTCCTGGAGAATAAATTCCAATTTGCGTCCGATTGGGCTCCCGGCTGCCAGGCACTCCGCAAACTGGTCAAAATGGCTCTCCAGTCGGGTTTGTTCTTCCGATATATCACACTTGTCCGCAAAGATGGCAATTTCCCTGAGCACACGTTCATCATTGAGGTCGAGTTCAAGGTTAGCCTGGCCGAGACGCTGGAAGAGGATCTCGCGATACCGGGGGACGGTGCTGGAAGATTCCTCACCAATGGTGGTCAGCCCTCCTCTCAACGCACTCAGGCGATCCTTTAAATCGCTCTCAAGGGCAGCGCCTTCAGTGCCGCGCATGTCCTTTAACTCCCCGGCAGCCAGCTTGACACACTCCATCAGCGGAACGGAAATTTCATCACTGCCCGGAAGGAGGACATCCACTTTATTCAGGGCAGCCAGGCGCACGAGGGCATCCGCGCCGGGTGGCCAGTCAATCCCCTGACGCTTAGCAACCTCACCAAGGCGCCTGAGGCTGGAATCCAAGCCAGCCTCGTCCCAGTGAAAGCCGCTCTCCGCCGCAGCGGGCTGGGCCTGGATACTCACGTGGAGCTTGCCGCGGGCAAAGGCCCCGCGCAGAAGCGCTTGGATGTCACGCTCGAGCAACTGCCACTCACGTGGAAGGGAAACCGAAATCTCGAGGTTGCGGCGGTTGACCGAATTGATCTCGACGGAGATATCCATCCCGGCGAAATTCGTCTGGTTACGGCCAAACCCCGTCATTGAATACATCATGATGCATTTTCTCCCATTTCCTTGAGAACCCGTTCAATTTCGCTCACATCCTTGTCTCCCCGCCCGCTCAAATTGACACAGAGGATTGCCTCCGGCGCCATTTGCGGGGCCCGTTCCATGGCATAAACAATCGCATGCGTACTCTCAAGCGCGGGCAGAATTCCCTCGGTCTGGCAAAGGAACTTGAAGGCCTTGAGCACATCATCATCCGAGGCATAGGCGTATTCGATTCGTCCCAGATCCCGGTACCAGGCATGTTCCGGACCAATGGCGGCGTAATCCAAGCCTGCCGAAATTGAATGAGTGGGCTCAATCTGACCGTCAGCGTTCTGGAGGATATAGGTCTTGCAACCTTGCAGGACGCCCATCTTCCCGCCCTGGAAGCGCGCGGCATGCTCGCCTTGTGATATGCCACGCCCACCCGCCTCAACGCCGACGAGACGAACAGACGGATCCTCAAGAAATTCGTGGAAAAACCCGATGGCGTTGCTGCCGCCGCCGACACAGGCAACCATCTCATCCGGAAGGCGGCCCTCAGCCTCCATGATTTGCGTCCGCGTCTCCTGACCAATAACACTATGAAAATCCCTGACCATCATCGGAAATGGGTGTGCCCCAAGGGCGGAACCCAGGATGTAATGCGTGTTGCCTGAGCTGGCGACCCAATCACGCATGGCTTCGTTGACTGCATCCTTCAGCGTACGCTGTCCGGTCTTGACGCCACGCACCTCCGCACCGCAGAGACGCATGCGAAACACATTCAGGGCCTGACGCTCCATGTCGACTTCACCCATGTAGATCACACATTCCATGCCAAACTTGGCACATACTGTAGCCGTCGCGACCCCATGTTGTCCGGCTCCTGTTTCAGCAATGATACGCTCTTTCCCAAGCCGCTTGGCGAGGAGAATCTGACCGAGAACATTATTGATCTTGTGCGCTCCCGTGTGCAGCAGGTCCTCGCGTTTGAGGTAGATGCGTGCACCCCCGAGTTTGCGGGTCATGTTTTCGGCAAAATACAGTCCGGTCGGCCGCCCGGCATAGGTTTTCAGGTAGTGGTGCCATGTCGCCATGAATTCAGGCTCAGCCTTTGCCTTCTCATAGGCCCGGGTGAGTTCCTGCAGGCAGGTCATGAGCGTTTCAGGCACATAGCACCCTCCGTATGGTCCAAAGTGCCCGGAGCTGTCCGGAACGCTTGATTTGTCGATTTCTTGCGTGGAAGTCATGTATCTAGACACTGTGGGCAGGTTTAGACCAGATGCCAGTCTTCTTGACAATAAAAACCGTGCCAGCGGTCCCGGGTGGGCATCAAAGGTGTTTCGCAATCACGACCGTGAAATCGTCCACCTGCCCGTCGCCGTCGCCTGAGAACAGGGAAATCCGGTCCAGAATCCCACTGACCAAGTCCTCTGAAGTGCGAGCCCGCAAAGTACTGACCACCTCGGCCAGGCGTGAGTTTCCAAACTCCACCCCTTCCACGTTCACGGCCTCCGTCACACCATCTGTGTAGAGAGCGAGAATATCGCCCTTCTTGAAGGGAATCGTTAAATCCTGGATGGCCATGTCAAAGATCTCATTGGGAACCATTCCAAGGGCCATTCCTTCACTTTGAAGAAATTCATGGGCTACCGGGGCATTATCCGCGGAATGCACGATAATCGGCAGCTCATGTCCGCCCCGGGCAAAGACAATCTCGTCAGCGGCAAGATCAACCACGGCGTAAATGATGGTGACAAACATCTCCGGGCGCGTCTCGCCGACCATGACTTCGTTCAACTCGCTCAAGACTCGGGCTGGCGAATCCATATGCCGGGCAAAATGGCGCAGGTTACTCTGGCAAATAGCCATCAAGAGGCTGGCCGGAATCCCCTTTCCAGAGACATCCGCAATGGCGATGCCCACGCGATTCTCATCAATTGGAAAAATATCATACAAATCACCCCCGACCTTTTGCGCGGGCTTGTAGATGGTGGCCATTTCCAGATTTGGAACTGCTGGAAATTCCTTTGGAAGCAGCATGCTCTGAATCTCGTGCGCCAATCCCAGATCACTGTCCAGTTTGTTCTTTTCAATCTGGGAGGCCATCAAATCCAGATTGTGGATAGCCAGT
Encoded proteins:
- a CDS encoding YicC/YloC family endoribonuclease codes for the protein MMYSMTGFGRNQTNFAGMDISVEINSVNRRNLEISVSLPREWQLLERDIQALLRGAFARGKLHVSIQAQPAAAESGFHWDEAGLDSSLRRLGEVAKRQGIDWPPGADALVRLAALNKVDVLLPGSDEISVPLMECVKLAAGELKDMRGTEGAALESDLKDRLSALRGGLTTIGEESSSTVPRYREILFQRLGQANLELDLNDERVLREIAIFADKCDISEEQTRLESHFDQFAECLAAGSPIGRKLEFILQEINREFNTIGSKSNNVEISRHVIEAKNEVERIREQIQNIE
- the trpB gene encoding tryptophan synthase subunit beta, producing the protein MTSTQEIDKSSVPDSSGHFGPYGGCYVPETLMTCLQELTRAYEKAKAEPEFMATWHHYLKTYAGRPTGLYFAENMTRKLGGARIYLKREDLLHTGAHKINNVLGQILLAKRLGKERIIAETGAGQHGVATATVCAKFGMECVIYMGEVDMERQALNVFRMRLCGAEVRGVKTGQRTLKDAVNEAMRDWVASSGNTHYILGSALGAHPFPMMVRDFHSVIGQETRTQIMEAEGRLPDEMVACVGGGSNAIGFFHEFLEDPSVRLVGVEAGGRGISQGEHAARFQGGKMGVLQGCKTYILQNADGQIEPTHSISAGLDYAAIGPEHAWYRDLGRIEYAYASDDDVLKAFKFLCQTEGILPALESTHAIVYAMERAPQMAPEAILCVNLSGRGDKDVSEIERVLKEMGENAS
- a CDS encoding GAF domain-containing SpoIIE family protein phosphatase, with product MLLVFFFGLALGTGIGWFFWWTARRENTRLDEQRQMLAQEKLIVFDFVHNMVEAIGEGVTRQELFERVVHAAILSTGALSACIFECEGDRIRGVSVEGLFPPHRPLPPSSRVKITTRAKFIEQILKSEVFKIGEGLVGTAAQSGKGILIENALEDPRIIKHDDPALEVRSVIVVPILFRDRNIGVLAMVNPSDGGSFGETDFSLAQSLAEQAGLAIHNLDLMASQIEKNKLDSDLGLAHEIQSMLLPKEFPAVPNLEMATIYKPAQKVGGDLYDIFPIDENRVGIAIADVSGKGIPASLLMAICQSNLRHFARHMDSPARVLSELNEVMVGETRPEMFVTIIYAVVDLAADEIVFARGGHELPIIVHSADNAPVAHEFLQSEGMALGMVPNEIFDMAIQDLTIPFKKGDILALYTDGVTEAVNVEGVEFGNSRLAEVVSTLRARTSEDLVSGILDRISLFSGDGDGQVDDFTVVIAKHL